In Macadamia integrifolia cultivar HAES 741 chromosome 1, SCU_Mint_v3, whole genome shotgun sequence, a single window of DNA contains:
- the LOC122082235 gene encoding ammonium transporter 3 member 1-like translates to MVSVVPVAYLNSNTSISTPEWLNKGDNAWQMISATLVGLQSVPGLVILYGSIVKKKWAVNSAFMALYAFAAVLICWVTWAYSMSFGNQLLPFWGKAAVALGQNFLIQQATLPASTQYFANGTIETAMVAPFYPMATMVYFQYVFAAITLILLAGSLLGRMNFRAWMLFVPLWFTFSYTVGAFSLWGGGFLFHWGVIDYSGGYVIHLSSGIAGFTAAYWVGPRLTKDRERFPPNNVLLMLAGAGLLWMGWAGFNGGDPYTANTDSSMAVLNTNICAATSLLVWTVLDVLVFKKPSVIGAVQGMITGLVCITPGAGLVQGWAAIAMGVLSGSIPWFTMMVIHKRWTLLQKVDDTLGVFHTHAVAGTLGGILTGVFAEPVLCSMYLPVTNTRGAVYGGTGGVQVGKQIVGALFIIGWNLVVTSIICLVIKLIVPLRMPEDQLLIGDDAVHGEEAYALWGDGEKYDSARHGWYGDTAHPTTLQMATGVTQVV, encoded by the exons ATGGTGAGCGTTGTCCCTGTAGCCTACCTGAATAGCAACACCTCAATATCAACACCAGAATGGCTCAACAAAGGTGACAACGCATGGCAGATGATATCAGCTACCCTCGTTGGCCTTCAAAGTGTACCAGGTCTAGTTATCCTCTATGGTTCTATTGTCAAGAAGAAATGGGCAGTTAACTCTGCTTTCATGGCTTTATACGCCTTTGCTGCGGTTCTCATCTGTTGGGTTACTTGGGCTTATAGTATGTCTTTTGGAAATCAACTTCTACCCTTTTGGGGCAAAGCTGCTGTGGCTCTTGGCCAGAATTTTCTGATCCAGCAAGCAACTTTGCCGGCGTCTACGCAGTATTTCGCCAATGGCACCATCGAGACGGCGATGGTGGCGCCGTTTTATCCGATGGCAACGATGGTTTACTTTCAGTATGTGTTTGCTGCAATTACACTGATCCTTCTTGCTGGTTCTCTCCTGGGGAGAATGAACTTCAGGGCTTGGATGTTGTTTGTTCCTCTTTGGTTCACCTTTTCCTACACCGTCGGTGCATTTAGTCTTTGGGGTGGTGGTTTCTTGTTCCATTGGGGTGTCATTGATTACTCTGGTGGATACGTTATCCACCTTTCATCTGGAATCGCCGGCTTCACAGCTGCTTATTGG GTGGGACCTAGGTTGACTAAGGATAGGGAGAGATTCCCACCAAATAACGTATTGCTGATGTTGGCGGGTGCTGGGCTTCTGTGGATGGGCTGGGCCGGGTTTAATGGTGGAGACCCGTATACGGCAAATACTGATTCGTCAATGGCCGTGTTGAATACCAATATCTGTGCGGCTACCAGCTTGCTGGTGTGGACGGTTCTTGATGTGCTAGTGTTCAAGAAGCCGTCGGTGATTGGTGCCGTTCAGGGTATGATCACGGGGCTTGTTTGTATCACACCTGGTGCAG GTCTTGTTCAAGGTTGGGCTGCAATTGCTATGGGAGTACTATCAGGCAGTATTCCTTGGTTCACCATGATGGTCATCCACAAGAGATGGACTTTGCTTCAGAAGGTGGACGACACTCTTGGTGTATTCCACACTCACGCCGTTGCCGGAACTCTAGGGGGTATTCTCACCGGTGTCTTCGCAGAGCCCGTGCTGTGTTCTATGTACTTGCCGGTCACCAACACAAGAGGTGCAGTCTATGGAGGAACAGGTGGTGTCCAAGTTGGTAAACAGATCGTTGGAGCCCTTTTCATTATCGGTTGGAACTTAGTTGTTACATCTATCATTTGCTTGGTGATAAAGCTGATTGTTCCTCTGAGGATGCCTGAAGATCAACTATTG